A region of the Lycium barbarum isolate Lr01 chromosome 1, ASM1917538v2, whole genome shotgun sequence genome:
GTTTGTATGGAATCTACTCTATAACAGAATGGACAGGTGTACAATTTCTGTTACTAACCTCCTAACAACTTTAAAGATAAATACTGAATTtacaaatacataaatgaaataaaatactATGTATGTACAGCTAATACAAAAACAGGTCATGCAGGTATTTGGGCCTTCTCCTTCTGGCCATATGAAATTGTTTCTGTCAGCCCAATACCAAGTTTGCAATTTTGTCCTTAAGCCCAAATTGATATAAGCCCAAAGATAAGTAATTAACCTTGACCTAATTTATTCCCAAACATCTGATGACCTCGATCTGTCCTATGTTCAATGTCCAAACATAAACTCATCTTATCTTCTCACATCTCACATCGTCTTCTTCCTTCAACTCATCGTCAACCATAGAAATGGAGGATAAAtcccaacacccccccccccccctcaagttggagagGAGGATGAAACACCCAACTTGTCCAATAACCGAAGGTGAATCGGGCCAGTGAGAGACTTCGTAAACAGATCTGCAAGTTGCGAAGTTGATTTGACATAGGAAAGGGAAATCAGACCAGCGAGGTATTGTTGACGGACAAAGTGACAATCAATCTCAACGTGCTTCGTCCGTTCGTGAAATACAGAGTTTTTTGCTATGTGAATGGCGGCGAGGCTATCGGAATGCAATGGAATGGGCAAAGAAATCGGAACGGACAGATTTAAGTAGAAATAGATTTAAGTATGTCTTGATTAACAGAAGATAAGTTACTAAAAGGAAAGCATTCAACATTAACAGGACTAAAAAAATAGTTTGCATTCATATCTGTGTGTGTGATAGCATTGCAGATATAATCTTTGAGATAGGAAGGAGGTTTTGGAATCCTAGAGGACTGTCTAAGTATGGTTTCAACAAGAGGTTCAGGAGAATTAGGAAGAGGGGAGTGAGAGATATCAGAAGAGGTAGGACTATTGATAGGACTAGTAGAAGGAGATATAACATTCTCAGTGTCATTGCAATCATCAGGACTAGGATCAGAACCTTGAGATAAAAAATCATCTGTTGAAATGGTGGCTGGTTCCTCATTAGTTGATGGAATTTTAGACTGTGGAAAATAGGGAACAGAAAATAGTTTATGAGGATTGTGGGGAGtaagagaagagaaagaataaAATTCCTCATGAAAAACAACATTTCTAGACACTGAAATCTGCATAGTCTTAAGATTCAGAACCTTGTATCCTTTCTTATTGAAAGGGTAGCCTATAAAAACACATGGCAGAGCCCTTGGATCAAATTTGGATCTGTGACTTGGTAGAGTGGACACAAAACACTTTAAATGAGAATACAAAGGCTTTGTTTTAAACAAAAGTTCATAGGGTGTTTTGTAGTGTAAAACTTTAGATGGGAATCTGTTTATAAGGTAGGTGGCTGTTAAAAGACATTCTCCCCAATAGGTGATAGGCAAGTGAGATTGAAATAACAAAGCCCTTGAGGTTTCAAGAAGATGCTTGTGTTTCCTCTCCACTACTCCATTTTGTTGTGGGGAGGATACACATGTGGTTTGGTGTATAATACCCTTAGATAATAGAAAATCTGATTGCACTTTACCACTTCCTAATTCAAAGGCATTATCTGATCTTATTATTTTCACTTGAGAATTGAACTGCCTTTCCACCATACTTAAGAAGGATTGCAATACTGAAAAAGCATTTGATTTTGTGCTTAATAAATGAGTCCAAGTAACTCTTGTAAAATCATCTACAATAGTGataaaatatttaaaaccatCATGGGTAGGAGTTTTGTATGGTCCCCAAGTGTCTATATGTATTAGATCAAAAGCAGATTTAGTTATGATGGTGCTTAAAGGAAAGGGTTGCTTGGTTTGTCTTGCCATAGGACAGATAATGCAAGGAGAAGTAAATTTAGAACAAGGAGAAATTGGAACAATATTTTTCATATTACTTAAAGGAATGTGACCCAACCTGTAATGCCATAATCTCTCTTTTACATTTGGATCAAAAACACTGGAAAAAGCAGAAAACACAGACACTGAATTGGAAATACAAATGGACTTATCCTTAGGTAATTTATAACTAGAGCTAGACAAATAACTAGATACAGCCTTAGGAAAACTATTAGAAACTGTTGGCTGATTTGGCTTTAAGatgtagatgttatatcccgtatttttgaacctcggagcatctgctggggtggggcccacataccgagattttttttggaacatcttaaaagtcatatgaatcacatatgtaaagttaaacacaactcatgaagtacctttggaccaaatcaaagtgaaaaccctccaaacgaatatttttaagaaaacgttttcgggtgacctgactttggggggcaaaacctgtattgtaagtttggaatttcgaaaataccttgaaatagaagttgtagataattgaattagctttccatccataggtcgtgggttcccaggtgacgtcggtacaaggagatatgaacgttttaaggtcgaaaggtcagtgggctaggcccaactcgggaccaaccgagttggcccaaaaaaatgaaaaaaaaattcaggcccaagtgaggagccattcggccatggtccataaaaaggatccaagcccatggaattaagtcatgtggtcaatgaataaaagaccacttaatcatccaaattccatagaactttcaagagaaagaataggaggaaaaacaagaacaaaaagagggcatttcgggtttggccatagaaaaatcacccctcaaaatcttgcctctaaaattattttcttgttgaattcctactaaattaagtgtcctctacaacttggtgtaattgttttggaagaaggagcacttatttcttcaagttgacaacttgttcaagtgaagaagtttgtagaaaaaggtaagaatcaattcctttttcttatgttatgaaggtttgtttatgttgtggtatgtggaaatgagtagaaattatggaaataaggaagtttgcaaagtgggtatgtatatatatatgtagccatgggtgtatatatgttgtatacatatatgagttgaattttatgttgcattctagttgtggttatgatggaaattatattgggaatgaaagttgaatgaattttggttgaagttggaatgtagatgattatgtcactttagaataattttgtgatattatggaaatgaagttgttaagaagtgaattatgattatggttgatgaatttggaagttggaaacttgttatgaagttgtatgccaaagatttgatgttttgcataagttatgattttggcggaagattgtatatcatgtatatcgagtgtatatcttaaggaaaacgatatgaaatgtttctagaactatatggtgatgatcatgatggttgttgaatatgaaattattgatcttaattgaaagttgggttgaattgaagattatgtcaacttgtgagaaaaatgactagttgaaggatatttgtgtttttaatgttcattgttgatattgttgttgtcgtttgggttgttgttgatgatttatagccgagttgaattttcggggtgtcatatgtataggggaagtgctgccgaaatttcggtagccaaatatgcttaaagttgaaataatggcattaataattcacaattggtaaacttgaccaattgcagtttttcgacgaaacgggaagtgagtttggaaaggcttaaggagcgcgaaaggtatgtaaagcaaccccaattcttcccttggcatgcccctagtgtgttagggtcggatccgggcctcgaaggacctcttggccctcggaatccgcaagacaaaatttcagtttttccttcagtagaattgaaccattttgatacgctttttctgaaattatgcaattttgctctaaattattcagaaagtcatagaatgtttgtataacctttttaggtgatactatatgcttagagggcacaatttgagcccgccgccttgtttgtcccaatgcgggcccgctatttacggttttgcccctaatgtgttaaagcttcctttttaatcgatttttgaaagaaatgttttaattaccctactaatcgcttaacgaatattattttaaatattctgttaaatattataaattattttgacactcggaatgacttcgggaaagttatacttctgtaatttattatgatatccgaaatacatttattatgattccgtccgaccccattggatttgtttgtctttgatacgcttcatcgagtctttgaaaacatttattatatttttaaattgcattagtctctcactactccattcgtggatgtcccaatgtttcccacactgagcccgggccaggatatgttgtcaagcgtaattctctgcattgttcgccgcgccccgatgtgagggggcaggtatacgcgtacatgggtctgtggagtatgatgtgccatgtccgcctattctgatctgatctgttatgtccattctgatatgacattttatgatacggggccaagcccccttttctgattcctctgtattgtggcaccagtgtcgggagggtgaccacgttctgtctgccgagtcccgtggcagggatcggatatgatatgacatatgtttctgtacacattctgtctgatttggaaatatgcatttgacactctggattttgtacccattttctgtaatcattatgatttgacttctgtgattccgctttacatattcagtacatatttcgtactgaccccctttcttcgggggctgcgttttcatgccgcgcaggtacagacgacaggtttgctgatccgcacgtttaggatcccatttttgctattttggggcgctctcttctacagagcccatcttttggtacagtctgtcactgctatctggatgtgtactttgttcagggtatgacggggccctgtcccgtcttatgattatgatatgttctgtagaggtctgtggatacatctgtgtgggttctgtacatatgtttgggatgttttggttttatgacagccttatcggcttctgtgtgccaagtctgcttttctgctaaattctgtagcatccactaatgttgctattatattacattattttgataatatgctaaattgggtatcgggtacgtataggtgcccagctagggcactggtcgcggcccacggagttgggtcgtgacagtagagTCCTCCTTGTTCTTTACCAAGCACCAGAGGGTTCTTCAGTGAAAGGTCCTGCAAAAGAAAACAGGCATTAGGTGTGAAGAGAAGAAACTTTCTGAGTTGTTTGCACATTATATGTGCAAATAGAAGATTGAACCTAAAAGAGGGTATATAGAGGACATTATGTAGGATAAACTTAGAGGAAATAGCGACAGATCCTGAATAGGTCACTTTGACCTTTTGAGAATTAGGAAGATTGACCATAATGGGTTTAGAAAATGCTTTCAAATTAGTGAACAAACTTCTGTTAAAAGTCATATGTTCAGTTGCTCCACTATCTATTATCCAAGATCTACTATTAACATTGATTAGGCAAGCACTTGAGTTAAAGAACTTAGTCATACCAGCACATGTTAGATTTGCAGCAGTTTCGGTGGAACCTCCACCTGGCTGGTTCACTTTAACTTGTTCCAAGAGCAGCAATAGTTGAGAAATATTGTCTTGACTCAAAGACTTTGCCTCATTGTTCCCCCCTGATTGTTGTTCATCATTTCCTGAACTGAATACATTGTTAGATTGAATAGCATTTTGAAACTTTCTTGGCTTTGTAAACTTGAAATCAGTTGGGAAACCATGGATCTTGTAACACTTGTCAATAGTGTGTCCTGGTTTCTTGCAGTAGTTGCAGTAAACTGTGTTTTTCTTAGTGTCATAGGCAGTTTTCTGATTCTTATAGTCATTAAACTTTCTTGGTTGCTAATTAGTTACCATAAAAGAGGATGATTCCCCTGGGTAAGTAGGGGTTGCATGAATCTCTCTTTGTTTTTCGTCTTGAATAACTAGAGAGTAAGCTTGCCCAATACTAGGAAGGGGTGAAGATAACAAAATATTACTCCTTACACCTATGAAAGTGTCATTCAAACCCATTAAAAATTGTAATAGTCTTTCATCTTGATGTGCCTTCACAGTCTTTTCTTTTGCACCACACGTACACTCACATCCACAGGCAGAAAAGGTATTCATAGCATCCAGTTCATCCCATAAGCTTTTCATTTTTGTAAAATAAGCAGAAATGCTAAAGTTCACTTGTGTTAGTGCATTCAATTCTTTTTGAAGTTGAAATAATTTTGCCCCATTCGCCTGACCAAATCTATCTTCCAGGTCAGACCAGAGTACTTGTGCACTTTAGGAGTACAACACACTCTCAGCAATTTCTTTTGATAAAGAGTTGAGCAACCAAGAGAGTACCATATTGTTGCATCTTTCCCAAGCTTTCTGGAGTCTAGAGTCAACAGCTGGAACAGTTAGAGATCCATCAATGAATCCTAACTTGTTCTTAGCTGAAAGGGCTATGATAACAGCCCTTCTCTATCCTCCATAGCTTCTACCAGCAAAGAGAGCACCCACCAGGTTCATTCCTGGATAATCTGATGGGTGAATGTAATATGGATGAGATGAATCCACAACATTAGTTGTAGTGGATCCATCAGTCCTTTCAACAGAAGAAGAAATATTTTCTGGTGTGGGTATGCCATCTCCAGACATTGTAAATTAGTATATAGATTCAAGAAAAATGCAGAGAAGAAAAAAACAGTGTGATTGTAAATTAAGAACAGAATATAGGATCGTAAATATGACTGAAATCAGACCTGCCAATAATGTTACGATTACATAATTGCATAGATAAAAATATATCTATGTATTGAAATAAAAGAAGGGAAattgtagtaaaaaaaaaattgtttaactCTCAAAATAGGTTAACTCTTGTATAAATTGATACGGAGGGAGTATTACCGGCAAGAGTTACAAGTATTATAATTAAGCGGGTGAAATTGTTTTTAGTCACTGACTAAAAATGTTAAAATTCCATCTATAACGTCTTGTGTATTGTCTACCAATTATGAACATTTAGCTCGTTTGGTAAAACTGAATTAACATATTAATAAATTCACATTTAGTACAGTAAATAATTCTAACACGTATGATTCTGACTCCCACCAACACGTGGGGACAGTGATATTCATCAATTACTGTGGCATAAACAAGAGAGAAATTAGACATGTACTTTTTTTCATTTGCTCTCAATTTTTCTCACCCAAAAGGAACAAAAAAAGAATTACTGGATCCAaatatttcaaaagaaaaaagattctTCCCTCCTGATTTGGCTTTCTTTCGTTCTTTTTCTTCTTTAGATGAAAACCAAAAAATGGAACTTAGAAACAGTACATTTGAGGAACAACCCAAATCTGCCCAAAACCCAATAAACAAACAAGAATAACGGTCGAATACTCCATTCTTTTCAAATGACCAGTATGTCCCTAAAGCATTGACCGTTAAATATAGTAAGCAAGTATTTTATAGCTTTTTATGAAGTATAAAATCATGTACTCCCTCTCCCtctgtttacttttacttgttcagtattttaaaaataaaatttcatttttacttgtcacttttagtatATCAagaaaagataattttttttcttttacccatagtattaaatactcacttcaaattatttttcaaatccaataaaaatatgcactaattaaaagagtacattgataaattatgcacttcatttattatttatcAAACAGCGTGAAAgtccaaagtggacaagtaaaaatgaatggagggagtatatattattACTACTTAATCCTCCTGTCACCAACACAATTTTTGGTTTTCGGTATATATGAAGTTTAATACGGGGAACTTAATGTTGTATAATTAATAGTACTAAATAAAGTACACGAAAATCCATGCATTATTTTTTATGAAATGCTAATAAGTGAAATAAATAATACGTGGATTTGAATATACAAAAAGCAAATCCCCTTGCAATTGTTAATTTCTAAATAACATTCATGTATTTATTCACCATATAACAATTCGTGCATTATTTATCGTTCatagaacaatccttatatatatTCTCCACATAACATAGTTATATTATTATGAGTATAAGTTACATACATTTTTGTAAGAAATTTTTACACCATCATGTCACGACTTCGACTTATTATAGTATACAAGTAATCTGTCTTATTTTACAAAATTATAAATGTACATTTTACCAATCCCCTTTTTTAATATTCACATAACAATTGTTATGTTATTATCATGAGTTTAAGTTAATATAAATTGTTAGTGTAGCAAATATTTACATTATCATATCACTTTGATATATTAATTGCAAGCAACATGCCTATCTTATTTTCATGATTCCAAATCTacattttaacaaaaaaaaacacCTATTAACTATCTTTTGACTGATTATTTACACTAACTCAATCAGAATGCTACATGAAGAATTAATGCATTACAACGTCTATAAGTTAAATTCTATTATCATTACGTATGATAATTAATGCATTACAACGTCTAAAACTAAAACCAACAACCAAACTGACCCCTAAACTGACAATAGTGTCAAGAACTTTATAGCTTTGCTGTTGTAACGTCTTAACTGTCGCTGGCCCCCATATTATAAAGTAAGTAGTGGCACCATCGTGaataaaaataattcaaatagGGTCACATGGACCTAAAAGTTCCACAACCCTTTATATTCCCACCTTATAAAAATAGGACTACATACCTTACAACAAGTCTCCAAAATTAACTTTGTTCTTACTTCTAACTTCTAACACTACATAGCATTCTCTTCTTCTTACTACCTCGGTTTCTCCGTAAAGCTGAGAAACTGAGGACTATATTCTACACTTACATTATGGATTTTAGTTATTTGGTTGTGTTGGTGGTTCTGGCTGTTTTCGTTGTCATCGACATTGCTTCTGCGGCCAGCCCTCTCAGACATTGGCACTCTGCTTCAGCTACTTGGTATGGCAGTCCTAATGGTGATGGTAGTGACGGTAAGTTTCGAGTTCTACCCTTATTTACATTTACTCCTGGTTTTACCTTTATAGTCAGTCCAGGGTTAAAAACTTATTCCCGCGAGTGTTTACACCAAATCAGTTGAATAAAAACATGAAAAAGTCATAcacacattttttttataaaggtTATAGGCCAATTTACTCACATTTCCATAATTTTATTGAACACGTGCTATCTTCTACCAGCACAAATTATTCTGTTTATCAAAACTTGAACAGATGAAGAAAAAACACCAAATATCTTTGTTTTGGTAGCATTGGAACCAAAAACATCACGATTCTCAACCACTTTATTTATCACTTAGCCGAAGTCATACACacttttttactttaatttttaaCAAAATTTACGTTGCTTCAATTTACACGGAGGAGCGCTAGATAGTTGAAAGTCAGTAAAACAAGTCAGTTAATGATTAATTTTAATGTATTAAATAAATGCTTAGAACGTGCTCCCCAGGGCCCAGGTCATGCATTATAGCTAGAGCCTAGAATAACAAACCAACCGGAATAGAGAGGCCACTTCAGAAATTAAAATATACGGGTTGAGAGTGAACACGATCTATTATACATTACAATTGTATTGTATACTATCAGTTCAATTAAGTGTTACTTGCAAGTTACAAGTATAGTTGTCCTTCTACAACAGGTCAAATTGCACTACTCATATAAAGTTTTCATTACACTTCTCACTAAAATATAAGTTAGTACATTCAATACATTCACACTTTTTTTCTGCATATGTGGAAGTGATTTGAGTTAAGTTGAACCACCATAGCCGCTAAATCCGTACTATGCATATACCGACTCCAACTAGTTTGAGATTGATGAAACAACATATCACTAGTTGTTATAACTACAATTCATTCAATGTCCTAATTTACTTTTTGGTGTAGGTGGGGCATGCGGGTACGGTTCAATGGTGGATGTAAAGCCATTCAGGGCTCGAGTAGGTGCAGTGAGTTCAGGCCTATTCAAAAACGGCGAAGGCTGTGGTGCCTGCTACAAAGTAAAATGCTTGGACAAATCAATTTGTTCGAGACGAGCCGTGACAGTTATCATTACCGATGAATCACCGCAACTAACCAAAGGCCTAAACCATTTCGACCTTAGTGGGTCTGCGTTTGGGCGCATGGCTGTTTCGGGACGTAATGGGCAGCTGCGTAACCGTGGTAAAATCACCGTCATTTACCGCAAGTAAGTCAAAAGAGTAGTGAATTATGAATTTTAtaatcttaaattaaagatgtgtataatttaaaaaaaaatatttgaattttGTTATTAAACATCCAAGTAGGAAGGGATAATGTTTTTAATAATACTACTAACAGTGTGCAGTTTCAGTTCTGTCAATTTGTGGTTAGT
Encoded here:
- the LOC132630492 gene encoding expansin-B3-like encodes the protein MDFSYLVVLVVLAVFVVIDIASAASPLRHWHSASATWYGSPNGDGSDGGACGYGSMVDVKPFRARVGAVSSGLFKNGEGCGACYKVKCLDKSICSRRAVTVIITDESPQLTKGLNHFDLSGSAFGRMAVSGRNGQLRNRGKITVIYRKTPCKYPGQNIAFHVNAGSTAYWLSLLVEFEDGDGDIGSMHIREARSNQWLKMTHLWGANWCINGGPLQGPFSIKLTTLSKRRTLSARDVIPSKWTPKATYTSRLNFSK